The Ignavibacteriales bacterium genome includes a region encoding these proteins:
- a CDS encoding alpha/beta hydrolase: protein MTLAFQIVAIVLAVLFLLRVINLIVLMRWYQTPKPPGTTVDIDGRRVYYTLKGVGYPTVVIESALGGVSAEWWSIQDELAATTRVLTYDRAGYGWSAPSDEPRFSESVAAELKQLVDALEITGPVVLVGHSIGGLYVNHFARLYPELVGGIVLIDPVSSDNGRFRSELEPSVFHNSGIDKKGGIRILEWFSGFGFTRLMKKRVIRMYEGLEHKAVPAEAQAILWRHMLLPHTPKTAMAEYLLTERKDLRRELGGQEGFPRVPLRVIAHSSEKMIDHISRIGGLTVDQARSVETIWQDLIRAHTGLVPSSSLVVAERSSHNVHLDEPDLVVKTILDVARQLRRSGNCAS from the coding sequence ATGACACTTGCTTTTCAAATCGTCGCAATCGTTCTGGCGGTGCTCTTCCTGCTTCGGGTCATTAACCTGATTGTTCTCATGCGATGGTACCAAACGCCGAAACCCCCGGGAACGACCGTGGATATCGACGGAAGGAGAGTGTACTACACGTTGAAAGGCGTCGGATACCCGACTGTCGTGATAGAATCCGCTCTGGGGGGTGTGTCGGCCGAGTGGTGGAGTATTCAGGATGAGCTTGCTGCGACGACCAGAGTGTTGACATATGACCGGGCAGGCTACGGCTGGAGCGCCCCATCTGACGAGCCGCGCTTTAGCGAGTCAGTAGCCGCTGAACTTAAGCAACTCGTGGATGCGTTGGAAATCACGGGGCCGGTTGTGTTGGTCGGTCATTCAATTGGCGGACTGTATGTGAACCATTTCGCTCGCCTCTACCCCGAACTCGTCGGGGGAATTGTGCTTATCGATCCCGTTTCTTCAGACAATGGCCGGTTCCGGAGTGAACTGGAGCCTTCTGTGTTTCATAATAGCGGGATTGACAAGAAGGGAGGAATAAGGATCCTCGAGTGGTTCAGTGGATTCGGTTTCACAAGGCTGATGAAAAAGCGGGTGATACGAATGTATGAGGGGCTTGAACACAAGGCTGTGCCGGCCGAGGCACAGGCGATCCTCTGGCGTCACATGCTTTTACCGCATACTCCGAAGACGGCGATGGCAGAATACCTCCTGACCGAACGGAAGGATCTGCGCAGAGAGCTTGGAGGCCAAGAAGGCTTTCCCCGTGTTCCTCTCCGGGTGATCGCTCATTCCTCTGAGAAAATGATTGATCACATTTCTCGTATCGGTGGTCTCACCGTTGATCAGGCCCGGTCAGTTGAGACTATCTGGCAGGACCTCATTCGGGCTCATACAGGGCTGGTGCCATCCTCCAGTTTGGTTGTGGCAGAGCGCAGCAGTCATAACGTTCACCTTGATGAGCCCGACCTCGTCGTCAAAACCATACTTGATGTTGCACGCCAGCTGAGGCGATCAGGAAATTGCGCTTCTTAG
- a CDS encoding DUF4070 domain-containing protein: MNILLVYPKYPDTFWSYRHALKFISRKASFPPLGLLTVASMLPQTWQKKLVDCNVRTLLGKDIDWADAVFISGMSAQKESAEEIIRQCKEKGKKVVAGGPHFTAHAEEYGDVDHLVLNEAEITLPQFLNDWEKGTPKRLYRTDEWADITTTPIPAWDLVNLKHYGSMNVQYSRGCPFDCEFCDITVLYGRRPRTKTREQVFAELDALYKRGWRGGVFFVDDNFIGNKEKLRRDILPAIVDWMKVHNHPFNLNTEASINLADDDDLMRWMTRAGFDTVFVGIESPNEESLIECKKSPNRNRDLVASVKKMQKFGLEVQGGFIVGFDVDPSTIFDRLIRFIQETNIVTAMVGLLNAPTGTRLYRRLLSEGRILSKMSGNNTDFSINFLPKMDLQSLMVGYQEVLGQIYSQREYYLRVKRFLTDFKPIQKTSFRFQTDYLKALIKSVFYLGIVGKGRQYYWRLFFWSLFTRPRLFPLAITFSIYGFHFRRVFEHYMSGL; the protein is encoded by the coding sequence ATGAACATTCTCTTGGTCTACCCCAAGTACCCGGACACTTTTTGGAGTTACCGGCACGCTCTCAAATTCATCTCCCGCAAAGCGAGTTTTCCCCCCTTGGGCCTCCTGACAGTCGCGTCGATGTTGCCGCAGACGTGGCAGAAGAAACTTGTCGACTGCAACGTGCGGACGCTTCTCGGCAAGGACATTGATTGGGCCGATGCCGTGTTCATCAGCGGAATGTCCGCACAGAAAGAATCGGCCGAGGAGATTATCAGGCAGTGCAAAGAGAAGGGGAAAAAAGTGGTGGCGGGAGGCCCGCACTTCACCGCTCACGCTGAAGAGTATGGAGATGTCGATCATCTCGTGCTGAACGAAGCGGAGATCACACTTCCTCAGTTTCTGAACGATTGGGAGAAGGGGACTCCGAAGCGCCTGTACCGCACCGACGAATGGGCCGATATCACGACGACACCTATTCCGGCCTGGGATCTTGTCAATCTGAAGCACTATGGTTCAATGAACGTCCAGTATTCACGAGGATGTCCCTTCGACTGCGAATTCTGCGATATCACGGTCCTCTACGGGCGGAGGCCGAGGACGAAAACCCGCGAACAGGTGTTTGCAGAATTGGATGCTTTGTACAAGAGGGGGTGGCGGGGAGGGGTTTTCTTTGTCGATGATAATTTCATCGGAAACAAGGAAAAACTCCGGCGGGATATTCTCCCGGCAATCGTAGACTGGATGAAAGTGCATAACCATCCGTTCAATCTCAATACGGAAGCTTCCATCAATCTTGCTGATGATGACGACCTGATGCGATGGATGACCCGTGCCGGATTCGATACAGTCTTCGTCGGGATTGAGTCCCCGAACGAGGAGAGCCTGATAGAATGCAAAAAGAGCCCGAACAGGAACCGTGATCTCGTCGCCTCCGTGAAAAAGATGCAGAAGTTCGGTCTCGAAGTCCAGGGGGGCTTCATCGTTGGGTTCGATGTGGACCCGTCGACCATTTTCGACCGGCTGATCCGGTTCATTCAGGAAACCAATATCGTGACGGCAATGGTGGGACTTCTGAATGCCCCCACAGGAACCCGTCTCTACAGAAGACTGTTGAGCGAAGGACGGATACTCTCGAAGATGTCGGGGAACAACACCGATTTCTCGATAAACTTTCTGCCCAAGATGGATCTTCAATCGTTGATGGTTGGATATCAGGAGGTGCTGGGCCAAATCTATTCCCAGAGGGAATATTACCTGCGCGTCAAACGATTCCTGACGGACTTCAAGCCGATCCAGAAGACGTCTTTTCGTTTTCAGACCGACTACCTCAAAGCCTTGATCAAGTCAGTGTTCTACCTCGGTATCGTCGGGAAAGGGCGGCAGTATTACTGGAGACTGTTCTTCTGGTCACTCTTCACAAGACCTCGGTTGTTTCCTCTTGCGATAACGTTCTCCATTTATGGATTCCATTTCCGCAGGGTGTTCGAGCATTACATGAGCGGATTGTAG
- a CDS encoding aldo/keto reductase gives MEGFSQTVALGATGLRTSRLGLSASYRPGVRAVHRALDEGINFFFGYGIDTQLSKGLREAFRSNRDKHVLATGAYNLLIGYPNLRRTLERRLRQFRTDYIDVFLFLGVTDPKQFPRKAIDEMMRFREEGKVRSIGMSCHDRKFVGKLASEGALDVMMMRYNAAHRSAEMDIFPYLRAHQPGIVSYTATRWTALIRRTKGWPKDGRIPDAGMCYRFVLSNPHVHVCLTAPSNEGQLVKNLEVLRQGPLNEEEMHFMKQYGDAVYNRHQWFM, from the coding sequence ATGGAAGGGTTCTCGCAAACAGTGGCCTTGGGTGCAACGGGCCTGCGGACCTCGCGTCTCGGTCTCAGCGCCTCGTATCGCCCAGGAGTTCGAGCCGTCCACCGCGCTCTTGACGAAGGGATCAATTTCTTCTTTGGCTACGGTATCGATACGCAGCTCTCGAAGGGACTCCGTGAAGCATTCAGGAGTAATCGCGACAAGCATGTTCTTGCCACGGGAGCATATAATCTTCTTATCGGATATCCCAACCTCCGCCGAACGCTTGAACGACGTCTCCGTCAGTTCCGCACTGACTATATCGACGTGTTCCTCTTCCTCGGCGTGACCGATCCGAAGCAGTTTCCCCGGAAAGCGATCGATGAGATGATGCGATTCCGCGAAGAAGGAAAGGTGAGGTCCATTGGCATGTCATGTCACGACCGCAAGTTCGTCGGAAAACTGGCTTCAGAGGGGGCCTTGGACGTCATGATGATGCGGTACAATGCGGCTCACCGTAGTGCCGAAATGGATATTTTTCCCTATCTTAGAGCACACCAGCCGGGCATTGTGAGTTATACGGCGACTCGATGGACCGCCCTGATCCGGAGAACAAAGGGGTGGCCGAAAGACGGACGTATTCCCGATGCGGGAATGTGCTACCGGTTTGTTCTCTCAAATCCTCACGTGCATGTCTGTCTCACCGCTCCTTCGAATGAGGGCCAGCTCGTAAAGAATCTCGAGGTCCTGCGTCAGGGGCCGCTGAATGAAGAAGAGATGCATTTCATGAAGCAGTACGGCGACGCTGTGTATAACAGACATCAGTGGTTCATGTAA
- a CDS encoding multiheme c-type cytochrome: MQIMKSAAVIVLVSMVICSAGVARQQVPPAEPALSEETQACLECHKTVTPGIVEDWMLSRHAITTPAAGLSKPVKERRISNEAVPKQVLSVVVGCYECHSQRASSHKDNFEHFGYKINVVVSPADCATCHSVESRQYALGKKAHALGNLEDNPVYSALVETILGMKVSEGRSVKRNPASQTTKNETCYACHGTHVEVMGLKTVSTSAGDVEVPNLTNWPNQGVGRGNPDGSTGACTSCHPRHSFSIEIARKPHTCGQCHLKPDLPAWDVYKESKHGNIIASMEHSVNWASVPWTVGKDFRAPTCATCHNSMITSPDGETVVERNHDFGSRLWVRIFGLPYSHPQPKSGNTAILRNKDGLPLPTTFTGAPASEYLIDQVEQDRRQSEMKKVCQTCHGTSWSNAHFAKLAKTNVEADSMVLAATKLMTEAWTSSLANKTNPFDEAIEHRWIRQWLFYANSVRYASAMSGPDYATFENGWWELSQNLEEMREYLRQHAAKKK, from the coding sequence ATGCAAATCATGAAATCTGCGGCGGTCATTGTTCTCGTGTCCATGGTTATCTGCTCCGCCGGCGTGGCCCGACAACAGGTCCCCCCAGCGGAGCCAGCTTTGAGCGAAGAGACGCAGGCGTGCCTGGAATGTCACAAAACCGTCACTCCTGGAATCGTTGAAGACTGGATGTTGAGCAGGCACGCTATCACAACACCGGCAGCAGGGCTGTCCAAACCGGTGAAGGAGAGAAGGATCTCGAATGAAGCAGTCCCCAAGCAAGTTCTGTCAGTTGTTGTGGGATGCTACGAATGTCACAGTCAGCGAGCAAGCAGCCATAAGGACAATTTTGAGCACTTCGGCTACAAGATCAACGTAGTGGTCTCACCCGCCGATTGCGCTACCTGCCACAGTGTGGAATCCCGGCAATACGCTCTGGGGAAGAAAGCTCATGCCCTCGGGAACCTTGAGGACAATCCAGTCTATTCGGCTCTCGTCGAGACAATACTCGGGATGAAGGTTTCAGAGGGGCGCTCGGTGAAACGCAATCCGGCATCCCAGACAACAAAGAACGAAACGTGCTACGCATGTCATGGAACGCACGTTGAAGTCATGGGGCTAAAAACTGTATCAACGAGCGCAGGAGATGTGGAAGTCCCAAACCTCACGAACTGGCCCAACCAGGGAGTCGGACGCGGCAATCCCGACGGCAGCACGGGCGCCTGCACATCGTGTCATCCCCGGCATAGCTTCTCCATCGAGATTGCCCGAAAACCCCATACCTGCGGACAATGCCACCTGAAACCGGATCTTCCGGCGTGGGATGTCTACAAAGAGAGCAAGCACGGCAACATCATAGCCTCGATGGAACACTCGGTCAATTGGGCTTCGGTGCCCTGGACAGTTGGCAAGGACTTTCGTGCACCCACCTGTGCCACGTGCCACAACAGCATGATAACATCACCTGATGGGGAAACAGTCGTCGAGCGCAACCATGATTTTGGATCCCGACTGTGGGTCAGGATTTTTGGACTACCGTATTCCCATCCCCAACCGAAGAGCGGCAACACGGCGATTCTCAGGAACAAGGATGGGCTGCCGCTGCCGACAACGTTTACCGGTGCACCGGCATCTGAATACCTCATCGATCAGGTGGAGCAGGATCGGCGGCAATCTGAGATGAAAAAGGTCTGCCAGACATGCCACGGAACGAGCTGGAGCAACGCACACTTCGCCAAGCTGGCGAAAACGAATGTGGAAGCCGACTCGATGGTTCTCGCGGCTACGAAGCTGATGACTGAAGCATGGACAAGCAGTCTGGCAAACAAAACAAATCCCTTCGACGAGGCGATCGAACATCGTTGGATCAGGCAATGGTTGTTCTATGCCAACTCAGTCCGTTATGCGTCGGCCATGTCGGGTCCCGATTATGCTACGTTCGAAAACGGTTGGTGGGAATTGTCGCAGAATCTGGAAGAAATGCGCGAATACCTCAGGCAGCACGCCGCGAAGAAAAAGTAA
- a CDS encoding hydrogenase maturation protease, translating to MRTVVVGIGNDFRGDDGAGLFAARLLRSHSLRNTAIVELNGEVTRLVDYLQECDAAILIDAVQSQKPPGTIHHVDVSHNPLPNSGNQRSTHGITLASVIELARAGESFPKRVIIYGIEGESYDHSQNLTPPVAQAVKKVVALVSQEISSWE from the coding sequence GTGAGGACTGTCGTCGTAGGGATCGGAAATGATTTTCGGGGTGATGACGGGGCCGGTTTGTTCGCAGCCAGGCTTTTGAGATCCCACTCGCTACGGAATACCGCAATAGTAGAGCTCAACGGTGAGGTAACAAGGTTGGTGGATTACCTGCAGGAATGCGATGCAGCTATCCTCATCGATGCAGTCCAGTCTCAGAAGCCCCCCGGTACGATCCACCATGTCGATGTGAGTCACAACCCTCTCCCCAACAGCGGAAACCAGCGATCTACACACGGTATAACTCTTGCTTCCGTCATCGAACTCGCTCGAGCCGGGGAGAGTTTCCCGAAGAGAGTGATTATCTATGGGATCGAGGGTGAATCCTACGATCACTCCCAAAACCTGACACCGCCTGTCGCCCAAGCGGTGAAAAAGGTCGTCGCTCTTGTCTCACAGGAAATTTCATCATGGGAATAG
- a CDS encoding YbaK/EbsC family protein, whose protein sequence is MAKITDLLRYLQSNKVEFQVLEHDPAFSAHDVAAVAHVPESEMAKAILIKIDQHYWMAVLRADQRINQQMIRRVFGAKNVQLAHEEDLGMLFPDCQLGAMPPFGNLYGLPVLVEECLEDDEDIVFNACTHTKAIHMKFKDFRRLAKPVIAGFAEFVHVVEERSF, encoded by the coding sequence ATGGCAAAGATTACCGATCTCCTTCGCTATCTCCAGAGCAACAAAGTCGAGTTCCAAGTTCTCGAGCACGACCCCGCCTTTTCAGCTCACGATGTCGCCGCCGTCGCGCATGTGCCGGAAAGCGAGATGGCCAAGGCGATCCTGATAAAGATCGATCAGCACTACTGGATGGCAGTCTTGAGGGCGGATCAGCGTATCAACCAGCAGATGATCCGGCGCGTGTTTGGGGCAAAAAACGTCCAGCTTGCTCATGAAGAAGACCTCGGTATGCTCTTTCCTGATTGCCAGCTTGGTGCCATGCCCCCTTTCGGAAATTTGTACGGCTTACCGGTACTCGTCGAAGAATGCCTCGAGGATGATGAGGACATTGTTTTCAACGCATGCACCCACACGAAAGCGATCCATATGAAGTTCAAGGACTTCCGCCGCCTGGCGAAGCCCGTCATCGCCGGCTTCGCTGAATTCGTTCATGTGGTGGAGGAACGCTCATTCTGA
- a CDS encoding Ni/Fe hydrogenase subunit alpha, translated as MKSRSIKVDYLARVEGEGGIHIKVQNKIVTDVRFDIFEPPRFFEAFLRGRLFTEAPDITARICGICPIAYQMSSIHAMESACGVSVTGQLRALRRMIYCGEWIESHALHVYMLHAPDFLGYQDVLQMAKDHGEAVKKALKLKKIGNEIVTLLGGREIHPINLKVGGFYRLPTKQELNGLVEKLKWARDAAVDTVQLVATFPFPEFERDYEYVSLRHETEYPFNEGRLVSNKGLNIPIAEYENNFAEEHVWYSNALHSVMKGRGAYHVGPLARFNLNYDKLSPMAKEAATAVGLTLPLNNPFKSIMVRSVEMVFACEEALRIIGEYEMPERPSVEVQPRAGTGYGITEAPRGFLYHRYRLNEKGLIMDAKIVPPTSQNQKTMELDLREFVPPRLNLSQEKLTWQCEQAIRNYDPCISCATHFVRLDIQ; from the coding sequence ATGAAAAGTAGATCCATCAAGGTTGATTATCTTGCCCGGGTTGAAGGTGAGGGGGGCATTCACATCAAGGTCCAGAACAAGATTGTCACCGATGTCCGGTTCGACATCTTCGAGCCGCCCCGCTTCTTCGAGGCTTTTTTGCGTGGCAGACTGTTCACAGAAGCTCCCGATATCACGGCGCGCATTTGCGGTATTTGTCCTATCGCCTACCAGATGAGCTCCATCCATGCGATGGAATCGGCGTGCGGTGTTTCTGTGACAGGGCAATTGAGGGCGCTGCGGCGCATGATTTACTGCGGGGAATGGATTGAAAGCCACGCGCTGCACGTCTACATGCTGCACGCGCCGGATTTCCTCGGCTATCAGGATGTACTCCAGATGGCGAAGGATCACGGAGAAGCGGTCAAGAAGGCCCTGAAACTGAAAAAGATCGGCAATGAGATCGTTACGCTTCTTGGAGGCAGGGAGATCCACCCGATAAACCTGAAAGTGGGGGGATTCTACCGGCTTCCCACGAAGCAGGAGCTGAATGGGCTTGTGGAAAAACTGAAATGGGCGCGCGATGCGGCGGTGGACACGGTTCAGCTTGTCGCAACATTCCCGTTCCCGGAATTCGAACGCGACTACGAGTATGTGTCGCTGCGTCATGAGACTGAGTACCCGTTCAATGAAGGGCGACTCGTCTCGAACAAAGGGCTGAATATCCCGATAGCAGAATACGAGAACAATTTCGCCGAGGAACATGTCTGGTATTCGAATGCCCTCCATTCGGTGATGAAGGGAAGGGGAGCGTATCACGTCGGGCCGCTGGCGCGCTTCAATCTGAATTATGACAAGCTTTCTCCCATGGCGAAGGAGGCGGCGACTGCGGTTGGTCTCACCCTTCCGCTGAATAACCCGTTCAAGAGCATTATGGTGCGAAGCGTTGAGATGGTGTTCGCGTGCGAAGAGGCATTGCGCATCATCGGTGAGTATGAGATGCCCGAGCGTCCGTCCGTCGAGGTGCAGCCCAGGGCCGGCACTGGCTACGGAATCACAGAGGCGCCAAGAGGATTCCTCTACCATCGGTATCGGCTGAATGAAAAGGGATTGATCATGGATGCGAAGATCGTCCCGCCCACGTCGCAAAACCAGAAGACCATGGAATTGGATCTGCGGGAATTTGTCCCTCCACGGCTCAACCTGTCGCAGGAGAAGCTGACGTGGCAATGCGAACAGGCGATCCGCAATTATGATCCCTGCATTTCCTGCGCAACGCATTTTGTCCGGTTGGACATTCAGTAG
- a CDS encoding FAD/NAD(P)-binding protein, which produces MASVLESHPEAAAVCASPMVPRPYIIKRVRKDTDDTFTLELGPKDGRSHFSFLPGQFNMIYVYGVGEVPISICGDPSSATLVHTTRAVGTVTKAMAKLRRGDIVGIRGPFGTSWPVEQARTRDVVVVAGGIGLPPLRPALYHILAHREAYGKVVLLYGTRTPDDILFKDELENWRARFDLEVFVSVDRAISGWRGNVGVVTTLITKAGFDPTNTVGMIVGPEVMMRFTALELLKRGVKAEAIYLSMERNMKCGIGLCGHCQWGPLFTCKDGPVFRYDQIKDLLVKWEI; this is translated from the coding sequence ATGGCGTCCGTTCTTGAATCTCATCCTGAAGCAGCAGCGGTATGCGCTAGCCCGATGGTACCTCGTCCGTACATCATAAAAAGGGTGCGGAAGGATACCGACGATACGTTTACCCTGGAACTCGGTCCGAAAGATGGGCGTTCCCATTTTTCCTTCCTGCCCGGACAGTTCAACATGATCTATGTCTACGGGGTGGGAGAAGTCCCGATCTCCATTTGCGGCGACCCGTCAAGCGCGACGCTTGTCCACACCACGCGGGCAGTTGGCACCGTTACTAAAGCGATGGCAAAACTGCGCCGCGGCGATATCGTGGGTATCCGCGGGCCGTTTGGGACCTCGTGGCCTGTTGAACAGGCGCGCACACGGGACGTCGTCGTGGTCGCGGGTGGTATCGGACTGCCTCCGCTGCGGCCGGCCCTCTACCATATTCTGGCTCACCGTGAGGCCTACGGAAAAGTGGTGCTGCTGTACGGTACGCGGACTCCGGACGATATTCTCTTCAAGGACGAGCTCGAGAATTGGCGGGCACGATTCGACCTTGAGGTGTTCGTGTCGGTCGACCGCGCAATTTCCGGCTGGAGGGGAAATGTTGGCGTTGTGACGACGCTGATTACGAAAGCTGGGTTCGACCCGACGAATACAGTCGGCATGATCGTCGGCCCGGAAGTGATGATGCGCTTCACAGCCCTCGAGTTGTTGAAACGCGGTGTCAAGGCCGAAGCGATCTATCTCTCGATGGAGCGCAATATGAAATGCGGCATCGGCCTTTGCGGCCATTGCCAGTGGGGGCCGCTGTTCACCTGTAAAGACGGCCCCGTGTTCCGCTATGATCAGATCAAGGATCTACTGGTAAAGTGGGAGATCTAA
- a CDS encoding cyclic nucleotide-binding domain-containing protein, giving the protein METLERILVQHPFFKDLTPEYLQLVTGCSSNVRFEQDQFIFREGTEANQFYLIREGRVALQLFSPERGHITIETLGEGDILGWSWLIPPYSWHFDAKAVDLTRAIALDGKCLRKKCEDDHNLGYELLKRFSHIMGQRLESTRLQLLDLYGVRS; this is encoded by the coding sequence ATGGAAACTCTTGAACGCATTCTCGTCCAGCATCCGTTCTTCAAAGACCTCACCCCTGAGTATCTGCAGCTGGTGACGGGCTGTTCATCCAACGTTCGATTTGAGCAGGATCAGTTCATTTTCCGTGAAGGAACAGAGGCGAACCAGTTCTACCTCATCCGGGAAGGGCGCGTTGCGCTCCAACTGTTTTCTCCGGAACGCGGGCATATCACCATCGAGACGCTCGGCGAGGGGGATATCCTTGGTTGGTCCTGGCTGATCCCGCCCTATAGCTGGCATTTTGATGCCAAGGCAGTGGATCTGACCCGCGCCATCGCACTCGACGGAAAGTGTCTCCGCAAGAAATGTGAAGACGATCATAACCTGGGGTACGAATTGCTGAAGCGCTTCTCCCATATCATGGGACAACGACTGGAATCAACACGACTACAACTATTGGATCTCTATGGCGTCCGTTCTTGA
- a CDS encoding 4Fe-4S dicluster domain-containing protein, which produces MSTPRMYRIEPDALNELIQSLRQQHYTVIGPILRGSAIVLDEITSTAQLPIGKSDEQSPAHYRLKDGTAGSLFAFSAGPHSWKRYLFPPILKLLTSHKNGEGFQVSEEIPPPEKEEQYALLGVRACDLSAIQIQDKVFGGGAYQDPAYLRARNNAFIIAVNCVQAGGTCFCSSVRTGPRARVGFDLALSEVADGEHYLIVEVGTERGAKIIETVTRRPAQDAEVEKAEHLIKAAAQLTGRSLEPDNTREVLYQNTEHPRWDVVAARCLSCANCTMVCPTCFCATVEDTTDLAGTTAERIRKWDSCFTLDFSYIHGGSVRPSSRARYRHWITHKLASWVDQFGTIGCVGCGRCITWCPVGIDITEEYRVIRETYLMNRGSSPNKE; this is translated from the coding sequence ATGTCGACACCAAGGATGTATCGAATCGAACCTGATGCACTGAATGAATTAATACAGTCCCTTCGGCAACAACACTACACGGTCATAGGCCCGATCCTCAGAGGGTCGGCAATCGTTCTCGACGAAATAACCTCCACTGCGCAGCTGCCCATCGGCAAAAGCGATGAGCAGTCTCCTGCCCATTATCGCCTGAAGGATGGGACGGCCGGCTCATTGTTCGCGTTTTCAGCCGGACCGCACTCATGGAAGCGATATCTTTTTCCACCAATCCTGAAACTGCTTACCTCTCACAAGAATGGCGAAGGTTTCCAGGTCTCCGAGGAAATTCCTCCGCCGGAGAAAGAGGAACAGTACGCTCTCCTTGGTGTCAGAGCCTGCGATCTGAGTGCGATCCAGATCCAGGACAAGGTATTTGGAGGAGGGGCCTATCAGGATCCGGCCTATCTGCGAGCCCGCAACAATGCGTTCATCATCGCAGTCAATTGCGTGCAAGCCGGTGGGACCTGCTTCTGTTCTTCCGTTCGAACGGGACCGCGTGCGCGTGTTGGTTTTGATCTCGCGCTCAGCGAGGTTGCAGATGGAGAGCACTACTTGATCGTGGAAGTTGGTACCGAGCGGGGCGCTAAAATCATCGAGACGGTCACGCGCCGCCCGGCCCAGGATGCCGAGGTCGAGAAAGCCGAACATCTTATCAAAGCCGCTGCGCAATTGACCGGTCGATCACTTGAACCGGACAACACCCGCGAAGTTCTCTACCAAAACACTGAGCACCCCCGCTGGGATGTTGTCGCAGCCCGGTGCCTTTCCTGTGCGAACTGCACGATGGTCTGCCCGACATGTTTCTGTGCGACAGTTGAAGATACAACTGATCTGGCTGGAACAACGGCAGAACGTATTCGCAAGTGGGACTCGTGCTTCACGCTCGATTTCTCCTACATTCACGGGGGCAGCGTGCGCCCGTCGTCACGGGCCCGCTACCGTCATTGGATCACGCACAAGCTTGCTTCGTGGGTGGACCAGTTCGGCACCATCGGATGTGTCGGCTGCGGACGTTGCATTACATGGTGTCCCGTCGGCATTGACATCACGGAAGAATACAGAGTCATTCGCGAGACGTATCTCATGAATCGAGGATCAAGTCCAAACAAGGAGTGA
- a CDS encoding rubrerythrin family protein encodes MKAPARFLHLVCVITLALPMLLWQSGCQKKEESKQPEPTQGTQKLATIENLQRAYGGELKRSLWYDRFAKQAMKENLGDIAVLFRALGRSEKVHAEAAAKLLRSKGVEPIVPSIDSIAPGKAKQYLKLSLSNENLEQNLYASDTTVAQSEHFTEAAEWFRRALEADARHGRLLKKAIEQETNFARLPYMMCPECGYIVGSDKYEECPVCKTKKDKFQKI; translated from the coding sequence ATGAAAGCTCCCGCACGATTTCTTCATCTAGTATGTGTCATTACCCTGGCTCTTCCGATGTTGCTCTGGCAATCAGGCTGTCAGAAGAAGGAAGAATCCAAGCAACCCGAACCGACGCAAGGCACGCAGAAGCTTGCCACAATTGAGAATCTGCAAAGGGCGTACGGAGGTGAGTTGAAACGCTCTCTCTGGTATGACCGTTTTGCAAAACAGGCCATGAAGGAAAACCTGGGAGATATCGCCGTTCTTTTCCGCGCTCTTGGTCGTTCGGAAAAGGTCCATGCTGAAGCAGCGGCGAAGCTGCTGCGGAGCAAAGGGGTCGAACCCATTGTGCCGTCGATCGATTCCATCGCTCCGGGGAAAGCCAAGCAATACCTGAAATTGTCTTTGAGCAACGAGAACCTCGAGCAGAATCTTTATGCGTCGGACACGACGGTTGCCCAGTCAGAGCATTTCACGGAAGCCGCTGAGTGGTTCAGGAGAGCTCTCGAAGCGGATGCACGTCACGGAAGATTGCTGAAGAAAGCAATAGAGCAGGAAACGAACTTTGCGCGGCTGCCGTACATGATGTGTCCGGAGTGCGGCTACATCGTAGGTTCGGACAAGTACGAAGAATGTCCCGTCTGCAAGACCAAAAAGGATAAATTCCAGAAGATATGA